Proteins encoded by one window of Actinocorallia herbida:
- a CDS encoding vitamin K epoxide reductase family protein → MTTTADPGRDAAARSFAWTIALSGAVGLAVSAVLTLERIRLLENPGYRPSCNISPILSCGTVMKTEQAAAFGFPNPLLGLVAFAVVLTLGAVLLSGTALHRRIWLGLHAGSVAGLVFVHWLIFQTLYRIGAVCPYCVAIWIVTILLACVTAVRVRRLPPRVAWLLPVLWYLAIALLILNRFWFYWRTLL, encoded by the coding sequence GTGACCACGACCGCCGACCCGGGGCGCGACGCGGCCGCACGCTCCTTCGCCTGGACGATCGCCCTCTCCGGAGCCGTGGGACTGGCGGTCTCGGCCGTCCTGACCCTGGAGAGGATCCGGCTGCTGGAGAATCCCGGATACCGTCCCAGCTGCAACATCAGCCCGATCCTCAGCTGCGGCACGGTCATGAAGACCGAGCAGGCGGCCGCCTTCGGCTTCCCCAACCCGCTCCTCGGCCTGGTCGCCTTCGCCGTCGTGCTGACGCTGGGCGCCGTCCTGCTCTCCGGGACCGCGCTGCACCGCCGCATCTGGCTGGGCCTGCACGCCGGCAGCGTCGCGGGCCTGGTCTTCGTCCACTGGCTGATCTTCCAGACCCTCTACCGCATCGGCGCCGTCTGCCCCTACTGCGTCGCCATCTGGATCGTCACGATCCTCCTGGCCTGCGTGACCGCCGTCCGGGTCCGGCGCCTTCCACCCCGCGTGGCCTGGCTCCTCCCCGTCCTCTGGTACCTCGCGATCGCCCTCCTGATCCTCAACCGCTTCTGGTTCTACTGGCGCACCCTCCTGTAA
- a CDS encoding DsbA family protein produces the protein MTGKTSGNTSGDARNKSSARVEIERRRAAERRAGLLRRALIGAVAVLALAGAIFVAIKTADTGPAANGPLVAPAHAQGTTVTYGSASAPRTLDLFEDFRCPVCKNLEQTQGTEMQALADEGKIKINYHFGTFLDRNLGGEGSLAALAAAGAALDQSVAKFKAFHDALYAAQPEESSDAFADPDTLLEIAAKVPGLRGSTFDRQVRDGVFRPWASQVSAAFDSSGVQGTPTALLDGTELDLASGSLRTLVEQAK, from the coding sequence ATGACCGGCAAGACCTCAGGAAACACCTCCGGCGACGCCCGGAACAAGAGCTCGGCACGCGTCGAGATCGAGCGGCGGCGCGCCGCGGAACGGCGAGCGGGACTCCTGCGCCGCGCGCTCATCGGCGCGGTCGCGGTCCTGGCCCTGGCCGGCGCGATCTTCGTCGCGATCAAGACGGCGGACACCGGGCCGGCCGCGAACGGCCCCCTCGTCGCGCCGGCGCACGCGCAGGGCACGACGGTCACCTACGGATCGGCCTCGGCCCCGCGCACTCTCGATCTCTTTGAGGACTTCCGCTGCCCGGTCTGCAAGAACCTGGAGCAGACCCAGGGCACCGAGATGCAGGCCCTGGCCGATGAGGGCAAGATCAAGATCAACTACCACTTCGGCACCTTCCTCGACCGCAACCTGGGCGGCGAGGGCTCCCTGGCGGCCCTGGCCGCCGCCGGAGCCGCGCTCGACCAGAGCGTCGCGAAGTTCAAGGCCTTCCACGACGCCCTCTACGCCGCCCAGCCGGAGGAGTCCTCCGACGCGTTCGCCGACCCCGACACCCTTCTGGAGATCGCGGCCAAGGTGCCCGGCCTGCGCGGTTCGACCTTCGACCGGCAGGTCCGCGACGGCGTCTTCCGTCCCTGGGCCTCCCAGGTCTCCGCGGCGTTCGACTCCAGCGGCGTCCAGGGCACCCCGACCGCGCTCCTCGACGGGACCGAGCTCGACCTGGCCTCGGGCTCCCTCCGCACCCTCGTGGAGCAGGCGAAGTGA